In the Devosia sp. SL43 genome, one interval contains:
- the lpxA gene encoding acyl-ACP--UDP-N-acetylglucosamine O-acyltransferase: MSNATVHPTAIVGSLARLGKGVKIGPYCIVGDSVVLHDDVELVSHVSIDGHTEIGAGTRIFPFASIGHQPQDLKYHGEASRLVIGKRCVIRESVTINPGTENGGMLTKIGNDCLIMASAHVAHDAILGNNVIMANYVGIAGHCQIGDNVIFGGTCVIHQFTRIGAHAFIGAQSMVDGDVIPYGMAVGNRASLTGLNLVGLKRRKFDREAIHRLRAAYRLIFASEGTLRERVEDAGALFKGDALVQDVVAFIAAASDRPILMPRNGQTAE; this comes from the coding sequence GTGAGCAACGCCACCGTTCACCCGACGGCCATAGTCGGCTCGCTGGCTCGGCTTGGTAAGGGCGTCAAGATCGGACCCTACTGCATTGTCGGCGATAGTGTGGTGCTGCATGACGATGTCGAACTCGTCTCGCATGTGTCGATCGATGGTCATACTGAAATTGGCGCAGGGACGCGTATCTTCCCCTTCGCCTCGATCGGCCATCAGCCACAGGATCTCAAGTATCACGGCGAGGCTTCCCGCCTGGTGATCGGCAAGCGCTGCGTCATCCGCGAGTCGGTGACGATCAATCCCGGCACTGAGAACGGTGGCATGCTGACCAAGATCGGCAATGACTGCCTGATCATGGCCAGCGCGCACGTGGCCCACGATGCTATTCTGGGCAATAATGTCATCATGGCAAACTATGTTGGCATCGCCGGTCACTGCCAGATCGGGGACAATGTCATCTTCGGTGGTACCTGCGTGATCCATCAGTTCACCCGCATCGGCGCGCATGCCTTTATCGGCGCCCAGTCGATGGTTGATGGCGACGTCATTCCCTATGGCATGGCCGTGGGCAACCGGGCTTCGCTAACCGGGCTCAATCTGGTCGGGCTGAAGCGTCGCAAGTTTGATCGGGAAGCCATCCATCGGCTGCGCGCCGCCTATCGGCTTATCTTTGCCAGCGAAGGTACGTTGCGCGAGCGCGTCGAGGATGCTGGCGCGCTGTTCAAAGGCGATGCCCTGGTGCAGGACGTGGTGGCCTTTATTGCCGCCG
- the fabZ gene encoding 3-hydroxyacyl-ACP dehydratase FabZ: MNDNANESTTLTAMSIAEILKSLPHRYPFLMIDKIIKIDGDETAVGIKNVTFNEPIFQGHFPENPIFPGVLIIEGMAQTAGAIVIKHDSTSGRKNIVLMLGVDKAKFRKPAGPGDTIEFHIAKIQRRRNVGRYKAEAIVDGTVIAEAEITAMIVEAPL, encoded by the coding sequence ATGAACGACAACGCCAACGAGAGCACTACGCTCACCGCGATGAGCATTGCCGAAATCCTCAAGAGCCTGCCACATCGCTATCCGTTCCTGATGATCGACAAGATCATCAAGATCGACGGCGACGAGACCGCGGTCGGTATCAAGAACGTCACGTTCAACGAACCGATCTTCCAGGGCCACTTCCCCGAGAACCCGATCTTTCCGGGCGTGCTGATCATCGAAGGCATGGCACAGACTGCCGGCGCCATCGTCATCAAGCATGACTCCACCAGCGGCCGGAAGAACATCGTGCTGATGCTGGGCGTCGACAAGGCCAAGTTCCGCAAGCCGGCCGGGCCAGGCGACACGATTGAGTTCCACATCGCCAAGATTCAGCGACGGCGCAATGTCGGCCGCTACAAAGCCGAGGCCATTGTCGATGGCACGGTAATTGCGGAGGCCGAAATCACGGCGATGATCGTCGAGGCGCCTCTGTGA
- the bamA gene encoding outer membrane protein assembly factor BamA — protein sequence MIHPTKLMRGAFLALAILGAAPLAGPSIPLLGVVTAQAQEQLVGSVLFEGNRRFSDSQLLAMVDISASGIFTQNRLASDIESIRQAYDRDGFLAVSVTARTEATADGRVRVTFVVNEGNRAGIKAINFTGNNSINGGNLKGALLTKETGILSWLFKDDGYDEQKIAVDRERIRLYYANRGFPDAQVTSVGEYDASQNAYFINFTINEGQKYKFAGVGIETSIAGLNTNALKGAVQTDDGSNYSASDLQGTIEDMAYEATAQGYSFADVRARLDRDVANGTFKVTYLVDEGPRIYVERVNITGNTKTRDFVIRRELEFAEGDPFNRSLVVRGRQNIDALGFFSAVEVTTAPGSAPDKVIINIAVTETSTGEYGATAGYSTVDGVLGEVSLTERNFLGRGQYLRAAIGASQSGRTFDFSFTEPRFMGLKVSAGLDAYHRISDETSTSFYGSQSTGGQLRAGIPLTSDLSATIFAGYERKTIVDVEGNPAAESSLVNDGDEFNKAFVGYTLTWNGVDDVKKPTEGLYATFTQQYIGWDHNLIRTEARARYFMPLVEDSGIVASVKGQAGVINSLGGGVHAVEAFNPGGTLIRGFEGRGYGPRLTSGEYLGATMYAGLSAEIAFPIPGIPESYGLSGAIWADAAWVDGLPNIGAVPVDGGSTDVPLRTSIGASLIWDSPFGPLRGDFAHVLNKSTDDRTQLFQLTIQTLL from the coding sequence ATGATCCACCCAACCAAGCTGATGCGCGGCGCCTTCCTGGCGCTTGCGATACTGGGCGCAGCACCGCTCGCCGGCCCCAGCATTCCGCTTCTTGGCGTTGTGACGGCTCAGGCTCAGGAGCAGCTGGTTGGCTCCGTCCTGTTCGAGGGCAACCGGCGCTTCTCGGATTCTCAGCTCCTGGCTATGGTTGATATCTCCGCCTCTGGCATTTTCACGCAGAACCGGCTCGCTTCCGATATCGAGAGCATCCGCCAGGCCTATGACCGTGACGGTTTCCTCGCAGTCTCCGTGACTGCGCGTACCGAAGCGACGGCCGATGGCCGCGTTCGCGTTACCTTTGTGGTCAACGAAGGCAACCGCGCCGGGATCAAGGCAATCAATTTCACCGGTAACAACTCCATCAACGGCGGCAACCTCAAGGGTGCCCTGTTGACCAAGGAAACCGGCATTCTCAGCTGGCTGTTCAAGGATGACGGCTACGACGAGCAGAAGATTGCCGTCGATCGCGAGCGTATCCGTCTTTACTACGCTAACCGTGGCTTTCCGGATGCACAGGTAACCTCGGTCGGCGAGTACGACGCATCGCAGAACGCGTACTTCATCAACTTCACCATCAATGAAGGTCAGAAGTACAAGTTTGCCGGCGTTGGCATCGAGACCAGCATTGCCGGCCTTAACACCAACGCCCTCAAGGGTGCTGTGCAGACCGACGATGGTAGCAATTACTCGGCCTCCGACCTCCAGGGTACGATCGAGGATATGGCCTATGAGGCAACTGCGCAGGGCTATTCCTTCGCCGATGTCCGTGCTCGCCTCGATCGTGACGTTGCCAACGGTACGTTCAAGGTCACCTATCTGGTTGATGAGGGCCCGCGCATCTATGTTGAGCGCGTCAATATCACCGGTAACACCAAGACCCGTGACTTCGTGATCCGTCGTGAACTGGAGTTCGCTGAAGGCGACCCCTTCAACCGTTCGCTTGTGGTGCGTGGCCGTCAGAACATTGATGCGCTGGGTTTCTTCTCGGCCGTTGAAGTGACGACGGCGCCTGGTTCGGCGCCGGACAAGGTGATCATCAACATCGCCGTGACCGAAACCTCTACGGGTGAGTATGGCGCGACCGCCGGTTACTCGACCGTGGATGGCGTACTGGGTGAAGTCTCGCTGACCGAGCGCAACTTCCTTGGTCGTGGCCAGTATCTGCGTGCCGCCATCGGCGCTTCGCAGTCGGGCCGTACCTTCGACTTCTCCTTCACCGAGCCTCGCTTCATGGGTCTCAAGGTGTCGGCCGGTCTCGATGCCTATCACCGCATCAGCGACGAAACGTCGACGAGCTTCTACGGTTCGCAGTCGACGGGTGGTCAGCTCCGTGCCGGTATCCCTCTGACCTCCGACCTGTCGGCCACTATCTTCGCCGGCTACGAGCGCAAAACTATTGTGGACGTCGAAGGCAATCCTGCAGCGGAGTCGTCGCTGGTCAACGATGGTGACGAGTTCAACAAGGCTTTTGTTGGCTATACGCTGACTTGGAACGGTGTTGATGACGTCAAGAAGCCGACAGAGGGCCTCTATGCGACCTTCACGCAGCAATATATCGGCTGGGATCACAATCTGATCCGTACCGAAGCGCGTGCTCGCTACTTCATGCCGCTGGTCGAAGACAGTGGGATCGTGGCGAGCGTCAAGGGCCAGGCTGGCGTGATCAATTCGCTGGGTGGTGGTGTGCATGCTGTGGAAGCCTTCAATCCTGGCGGCACGCTTATCCGTGGCTTCGAAGGTCGCGGCTACGGCCCGCGCCTGACGAGCGGCGAATACCTCGGTGCCACCATGTATGCTGGTCTCTCGGCTGAAATCGCCTTCCCGATCCCCGGTATTCCGGAAAGCTATGGCCTGAGCGGCGCCATCTGGGCCGACGCGGCCTGGGTCGATGGCCTGCCCAATATCGGTGCTGTGCCGGTCGATGGCGGAAGCACGGATGTGCCGCTGCGGACCTCGATCGGTGCGTCGCTCATCTGGGACTCGCCGTTTGGCCCGCTGCGTGGCGACTTCGCTCACGTCCTGAACAAGTCTACTGATGATCGTACGCAGTTGTTCCAGCTGACAATCCAGACCTTGCTCTAG
- the rseP gene encoding RIP metalloprotease RseP: MFEFIYWLLSYVLPFLAVLTVIVFVHEMGHYLVARWNGVAIQTFSIGFGKELVGWDDKHGTRWRISAIPLGGYVRFVGDMNAASTPDEEVIANASPDLAPQLFANKNVWRRIAVVVAGPLANVILTFVILYALLLGYGRYVTPPAVGEVIAGSVAEEAGIEPGDIFVSVDGFAVRGFEDFDRLIATSPERAVTIQLDRGSESQTVVLVPDAVEYKDRFGNTQRIGNAGVYPFVLPATVGEVLKDTVAEKAGLQAGDRFISVDGVTVSNFSDFQKLVVAKPGQPITIALERAGQRQTVTLEPEAVEVEDRVGSVRTIGRIGISPGEPEAVAVTLYRPGPIEAVGMTFEEIRFLVQRTAAFLGDFFVGRGDVEQLGGPIKVAKVSGEVATLGIVALINLTALLSLNIGIFNLLPVPMLDGGHLMYYLVEAVRGRPLSMRVQEIGFRFGFALVLALMVFTLFNDTLFAYLRTLS; this comes from the coding sequence ATGTTCGAATTCATCTATTGGCTCTTGTCCTATGTCTTGCCGTTCCTGGCTGTGCTGACCGTCATCGTCTTCGTGCACGAGATGGGACACTATCTGGTGGCCCGCTGGAATGGCGTCGCCATCCAGACCTTCTCGATCGGCTTCGGCAAGGAACTGGTCGGCTGGGACGACAAGCACGGCACACGCTGGCGCATTTCGGCGATCCCGCTGGGCGGCTATGTCCGCTTCGTTGGCGACATGAACGCGGCCAGCACACCGGATGAAGAGGTCATTGCCAATGCCAGCCCGGACCTGGCGCCGCAGCTGTTTGCCAACAAGAACGTCTGGCGCCGCATTGCCGTGGTGGTCGCCGGTCCTCTCGCCAACGTTATCCTCACCTTCGTCATTCTCTACGCCCTGCTGCTCGGCTATGGCCGCTATGTCACGCCTCCGGCGGTCGGCGAGGTCATCGCTGGTTCGGTAGCGGAGGAGGCGGGCATTGAGCCCGGCGATATCTTCGTGTCGGTGGATGGCTTCGCTGTCCGCGGCTTTGAGGATTTCGACCGCCTGATCGCCACCAGCCCCGAGCGGGCCGTGACCATCCAGCTTGATCGCGGCAGCGAGAGCCAGACTGTCGTGTTGGTGCCCGACGCCGTTGAGTACAAGGATCGGTTCGGCAATACGCAGCGCATCGGCAATGCTGGAGTCTATCCGTTCGTTCTGCCGGCGACCGTCGGCGAAGTGCTCAAGGACACCGTGGCCGAGAAAGCCGGACTGCAGGCAGGCGACCGGTTCATCTCTGTCGACGGCGTGACGGTGAGTAACTTCTCGGATTTCCAGAAGCTGGTTGTCGCCAAGCCGGGGCAGCCCATCACCATTGCACTGGAGCGCGCAGGGCAACGTCAGACCGTTACGCTTGAGCCGGAGGCCGTCGAGGTCGAGGATCGGGTGGGTAGCGTTCGGACCATCGGGAGAATCGGGATCAGCCCCGGAGAGCCCGAGGCTGTGGCGGTGACGCTGTATCGTCCTGGCCCGATCGAGGCCGTAGGCATGACATTTGAGGAGATACGCTTCCTGGTGCAGCGAACGGCTGCGTTCCTTGGCGACTTCTTCGTGGGTCGCGGCGACGTTGAGCAGCTGGGTGGGCCGATCAAGGTTGCCAAGGTATCGGGGGAGGTGGCGACACTCGGCATTGTCGCACTCATAAATCTCACCGCTTTGCTCTCGCTAAATATCGGTATTTTCAATCTTTTACCGGTTCCTATGCTCGACGGCGGTCACCTCATGTACTATTTGGTTGAGGCCGTGCGAGGGCGTCCGCTCAGCATGAGAGTTCAGGAAATCGGCTTCCGCTTCGGATTTGCCCTTGTCCTGGCACTCATGGTGTTCACGCTCTTCAACGACACGCTGTTCGCCTATCTGCGAACCCTGAGTTAA
- the lpxD gene encoding UDP-3-O-(3-hydroxymyristoyl)glucosamine N-acyltransferase — protein sequence MVDTRFHRFAGPATIGSLLTALGRQEQLSAVANPGFTITGVTELELAGPGDVALAAHTDYIEELRGTSAGLVIVMASLRDVVPSGTMALVSDKPHHLFAELLDQLYPASTRGVIAQGRDDLGAPIFERDVSVGSNVVIGPGVEIGRGTIIGANTVIGAGVTLGRNVTIAANCTIDCAHIGNDVVIHSGVRIGTEGFGWLDFGVSNRKVPQLGRVLIQDRVEIGANSTVDRGALGDTMIGEGTKIDNLVQIGHNCRIGRNCLIAAMSGLSGSTIVGDGVLMGGGVGTSGHMTIGAGSVVHGRAAVTKDWPPGSKLAGAPAQDIRDFWREIATMRKLSKGGKRG from the coding sequence ATGGTCGACACCCGTTTTCACCGTTTTGCCGGCCCTGCAACAATCGGCTCTCTGCTGACTGCGCTCGGGCGCCAGGAGCAGCTGTCGGCCGTTGCCAATCCGGGCTTCACCATTACGGGGGTGACCGAGTTGGAGCTGGCTGGGCCGGGCGATGTGGCTCTCGCCGCCCATACTGACTACATTGAGGAGCTGCGCGGCACGTCGGCCGGTCTGGTCATCGTTATGGCCTCACTGCGCGACGTGGTCCCCAGCGGCACCATGGCGCTTGTCAGCGACAAACCGCATCATTTGTTCGCGGAACTGCTCGATCAGCTTTATCCGGCGAGTACCCGTGGCGTTATCGCCCAGGGGCGCGATGACCTTGGCGCACCGATCTTCGAGCGTGATGTTTCAGTCGGCTCCAACGTCGTGATCGGACCGGGCGTCGAGATCGGGCGCGGCACGATCATCGGAGCCAATACCGTGATTGGGGCAGGCGTCACTCTAGGCCGCAACGTGACTATCGCCGCCAACTGCACCATTGATTGTGCCCATATCGGCAATGACGTGGTCATCCATTCGGGCGTGCGGATCGGCACGGAGGGCTTCGGCTGGCTCGACTTCGGCGTGTCCAATCGCAAGGTGCCGCAACTGGGCCGGGTGCTGATCCAGGATAGGGTCGAGATCGGCGCTAATTCTACGGTCGACCGTGGTGCGCTCGGCGATACCATGATCGGCGAGGGCACCAAGATCGACAATCTGGTCCAGATCGGACACAACTGCCGTATTGGGCGCAATTGTCTCATTGCGGCGATGAGCGGGCTCTCGGGCTCTACCATTGTTGGAGACGGCGTGCTGATGGGCGGCGGCGTCGGCACGTCGGGGCATATGACCATCGGCGCCGGCTCGGTGGTGCATGGTCGGGCCGCTGTCACTAAAGATTGGCCGCCCGGCAGCAAATTGGCCGGTGCGCCGGCTCAGGATATTCGAGATTTCTGGCGAGAGATCGCCACCATGCGTAAACTTTCCAAAGGGGGCAAAAGAGGATGA